A window of the Cicer arietinum cultivar CDC Frontier isolate Library 1 chromosome 6, Cicar.CDCFrontier_v2.0, whole genome shotgun sequence genome harbors these coding sequences:
- the LOC101498424 gene encoding protein LIGHT-DEPENDENT SHORT HYPOCOTYLS 10-like produces the protein MSSSQIENTSLHHHASSSTNHQQQQPLSRYESQKRRDWNTFGQYLKTQNPPVPLSNCNFNHVLDFLRYLDQFGKTKVHLHTCIFFGQPTPPAPCACPLKQAWGSLDALIGRLRAAYEEHGGSPETNPFGGGPIRVYLREVKDSQQKARGIPYKKKKKKKKSYQIKGSSSITTTQTQTACVKQQDS, from the coding sequence ATGTCTTCTTCCCAAATTGAAAACACTTCTCTTCATCATCATGCATCTTCTTCAACaaatcatcaacaacaacaaccactaAGCAGATATGAATCTCAAAAACGTCGAGATTGGAACACCTTTGGTCAATATCTCAAAACTCAAAACCCACCAGTTCCACTATCTAACTGCAACTTCAACCATGTTCTTGATTTCCTCCGTTACCTGGATCAATTCGGAAAAACCAAAGTCCACTTGCACACTTGTATCTTCTTTGGCCAACCTACCCCACCTGCACCATGTGCTTGTCCTCTCAAACAAGCTTGGGGAAGTCTAGATGCACTCATCGGTCGACTCCGAGCCGCATACGAAGAGCACGGTGGATCACCGGAGACTAACCCTTTCGGTGGTGGACCTATTCGGGTTTACCTTCGTGAGGTTAAGGATAGTCAACAAAAAGCAAGAGGGATTCcatataagaagaagaaaaagaagaagaagagttaCCAAATTAAAGGGAGTAGTAGTATTACTACTACTCAAACTCAAACTGCCTGTGTCAAGCAACAAGATTCTTAA
- the LOC101498762 gene encoding protein transport protein Sec61 subunit beta-like yields the protein MASGGAAPQRGSAAATASMRRRKTAGGGASGGAAGTMLQFYTDDAPGLKISPNVVLVMSIGFIAFVAILHVMGKLYFVRREA from the coding sequence ATGGCTTCAGGCGGAGCAGCTCCCCAAAGAGGAAGTGCAGCAGCTACTGCAAGCATGAGGAGAAGGAAGACAGCCGGTGGCGGGGCCTCTGGAGGAGCTGCAGGGACTATGCTTCAGTTTTACACTGATGATGCCCCTGGACTCAAGATCTCCCCAAATGTGGTTCTTGTAATGAGCATTGGTTTTATAGCATTTGTTGCCATCCTTCATGTGATGGGCAAGTTGTACTTTGTGCGTAGGGAGGCTTAG